CTGCAGCAGCGAGCCGGCCTCCTCGTCCGCCTGCGCCACCTTCTTCTGCGCCTCCTTGGCCTTGAGCGCCTGCAGCTTCACGTGGTTGTAGTAGCCCACGCCCAGGAAGGCGATCCCGTAGCCGAAGAGGTTGATCGGGGTCACCGTGTCCCGGATCACGGACCAGGAGAAGGCGATGAGCAGCCAGTCCTTGACCACGCCGGCCACGTTCATGGTGAGCGCCGACGTCTTGCCGACGAGCAGGAAGACGGCCAGGTTGAGCGCGAAGGCGCAGAGGGAGTtggtgccgaagacgaagaagtCGGGCTCGAACATGCCGACGGCGCGCAGCCTGGGCAGCTCGACGAAGACCCAGGGCAGGAAGAGGAACCCCAGGCAGCAGGGCGCGACGTAGTAGAGCGAGGTGATGGGGTTGAGCGAGATCCCCTTGGAGGTGAGGAGGATCTGGATGAGGACGAGCCTGGTGGCCTCGAAGGCGACGGCGGCTAGCTGGAGCGCGACCCCGCGGAGGTCGAAGCGGGCCTCGCCGTAGGCGGCGATGGCGACGCCGAAGGAGATGGAGAGCATGTTGAGCATGGCGGAGGAGCGGAAGGTCTCCTTCTTGAAGAGCACCCCGATGGAGTAGACGGCGACGGGCATGAGCGCCTTGAGCATCTGGATGAAGGAGACGGAGAGGTAGATGTAGGCGGAGTTGGAGAACCAGAGGGAGAGCGAGTAGAGCGCGCCGATGGGGAGGACGGAGCTGGTGTAGAGCTGCGTGGTCATGGCGGGCGAGGACGGGAGGTCGACGACCCGGAAGACGCGGACGAGCGCGACGGCGAGGGAGGAGCAGAAGGCCATGTGCACCATGGTGAGCGAGATGGGGAAGGGCCAGTTGTACATCTTGGGGTCGAGGATGTACTTGTTGTAGACGATGACGGTGAAGGAGAGGAAGATCCACACCGCGACGTAGCAGTAGGAGACGAGCACCTTGCGCAGCACCGACTCCGACATGGCCCCCTCGCCGCCGGCCTCCTTCGCCATGGATGGctgctccggcggggcggcgggcggaTCTGGGCCTGCGCGCGCGCGCGTTCGCTCGCCTGCGTGGGGGATCTGGGGGCggggcggggaggcggatctgggaggaggaggaggaggaggaggctggtgGTTGGGGGATTTTGGAGAGGACGGGTGTGGTGGGTGTGGGTTTCTTGGCAGGGAGAGGGAGTGGCCCGGCTCCTGTCACCTGTGTGTTGTGTCACACGCTCCGGGTCCGGCTTACCGCGGATGGCCACGTGGAGAATGGGGTGCTTCGGGGCTCGGTGCTGCG
The Aegilops tauschii subsp. strangulata cultivar AL8/78 chromosome 3, Aet v6.0, whole genome shotgun sequence genome window above contains:
- the LOC109749254 gene encoding probable sugar phosphate/phosphate translocator At4g32390; this translates as MAKEAGGEGAMSESVLRKVLVSYCYVAVWIFLSFTVIVYNKYILDPKMYNWPFPISLTMVHMAFCSSLAVALVRVFRVVDLPSSPAMTTQLYTSSVLPIGALYSLSLWFSNSAYIYLSVSFIQMLKALMPVAVYSIGVLFKKETFRSSAMLNMLSISFGVAIAAYGEARFDLRGVALQLAAVAFEATRLVLIQILLTSKGISLNPITSLYYVAPCCLGFLFLPWVFVELPRLRAVGMFEPDFFVFGTNSLCAFALNLAVFLLVGKTSALTMNVAGVVKDWLLIAFSWSVIRDTVTPINLFGYGIAFLGVGYYNHVKLQALKAKEAQKKVAQADEEAGSLLQERDSHGGERKTETQSS